A stretch of the Microcella sp. genome encodes the following:
- a CDS encoding class II fumarate hydratase gives MSDTTDADFRIEHDTMGEVRVPRSALYRAQTQRAVENFPISGSGLEPGQIVALAQIKRAAALVNAELGILDAALAHAIVGAADQIIAGQHHDQFPVDTYQTGSGTSSNMNMNEVLATLASTDALAVHPNDHVNASQSSNDVFPTSVHLAVTDALLRDLIPALEHLAEALEVKAELWKTAVKAGRTHLMDATPVTLGQEFAGYARQVRLGVARVRSTIERVAEVPLGGTATGTGINTPLGFSQKVIAELATSTGLPITEALDHFEAQGARDGLVEASGALRVIAVSLTKICNDIRWMGSGPNTGLAELHIPDLQPGSSIMPGKVNPVVPEAVLMVCARVIGNDATIAWAGASGSFELNVAIPVMGTSLLESIRLLANSTRVLADKTVSGLEANLDRARALAESSPSIVTPLNRVIGYEAAAKIAKHSVAEGLTIREAVIDLGFVERGEVTLEQLDSALDVLKMTAPGL, from the coding sequence GTGAGCGACACGACCGACGCCGACTTCCGCATCGAGCACGACACCATGGGCGAGGTGCGCGTGCCGCGCAGCGCTCTCTACCGCGCGCAGACGCAGCGCGCCGTCGAGAACTTCCCGATCTCGGGCTCGGGCCTCGAACCCGGGCAGATCGTCGCGCTCGCGCAGATCAAGCGCGCCGCTGCTCTCGTCAACGCCGAGCTGGGAATTTTGGATGCTGCGCTCGCGCACGCCATCGTCGGCGCCGCCGATCAGATCATCGCGGGTCAGCACCACGACCAGTTCCCCGTCGACACCTACCAGACCGGCTCGGGCACGAGCTCGAACATGAACATGAACGAGGTACTCGCGACGCTCGCGTCGACCGATGCGCTCGCCGTGCACCCGAACGACCACGTGAACGCCTCGCAGTCGTCGAACGACGTCTTTCCGACCTCGGTGCACCTCGCCGTGACCGACGCTCTGCTGCGCGACCTGATTCCGGCTCTTGAGCACCTCGCCGAAGCCCTCGAGGTGAAGGCCGAGCTCTGGAAGACCGCGGTCAAGGCGGGCCGCACGCACCTCATGGACGCGACGCCGGTGACCCTCGGTCAGGAGTTCGCGGGCTATGCGCGGCAAGTGCGGCTCGGCGTCGCGCGCGTGCGCTCGACGATCGAGCGCGTTGCCGAAGTGCCGCTCGGCGGCACGGCAACGGGTACCGGCATCAACACCCCGCTCGGCTTCTCGCAGAAAGTCATCGCCGAGCTCGCCACGTCGACGGGTCTGCCGATCACCGAGGCCCTCGATCATTTCGAGGCCCAGGGAGCACGCGACGGTCTCGTCGAGGCCTCCGGCGCGCTGCGGGTGATCGCCGTCTCTCTCACGAAGATCTGCAACGACATCCGCTGGATGGGCTCCGGGCCCAACACGGGTCTCGCCGAATTGCACATTCCTGACCTGCAGCCCGGCTCGTCGATCATGCCCGGCAAGGTCAACCCCGTCGTTCCTGAGGCAGTGCTCATGGTCTGCGCGCGCGTCATCGGCAACGACGCCACGATCGCGTGGGCCGGTGCCTCAGGCTCGTTCGAGCTCAACGTGGCCATCCCGGTCATGGGAACCTCACTGCTCGAATCGATCCGCCTGCTGGCGAACTCGACGCGCGTGCTCGCCGACAAGACCGTGTCGGGTCTCGAGGCCAACCTCGACCGCGCGCGGGCTCTCGCCGAGAGCTCACCCTCGATCGTGACCCCGCTCAACCGGGTGATCGGCTACGAGGCCGCCGCGAAGATCGCCAAGCACTCGGTAGCCGAGGGGCTCACGATTCGCGAAGCAGTCATCGACCTCGGCTTCGTCGAGCGCGGCGAGGTCACGCTCGAGCAACTCGACAGCGCGCTCGACGTGCTGAAGATGACCGCTCCCGGTCTCTAG
- a CDS encoding aminotransferase class V-fold PLP-dependent enzyme, whose translation MSEIDDYASGFSDDPGYLDFARLAPIGDAAAAESRAMVDLMTRARFGSFAAIDEQDARVREAAAALVRKRPDQIVFQPSTSQALMHVMFGLTGGVAASSGEFPAVGYAMTRAAEALGVLVPHTITPEHERVTPGVVRDQLASSVVAVVVSLVDYRTGHLVDLEGIRQVIGDRLLIVDAIQGAGIVDAPWELADVIASGGQKWLRAGQGTGFLALSDRALEQLTPVWSGWTAHAGEGVVHEVLQPAADASAFRVGYADAGAQARLAGAVEAVLRAGVPAIRSVVIERTAQLMQIADDAAIEVVSPRGDVERAGIVTLAPHPEAVSALAAALHNHGVSATVRDGRVRLSAHVSTTDETFDMLRAAFAEFQPLARG comes from the coding sequence ATGAGTGAGATCGACGACTACGCATCGGGGTTCTCTGACGACCCCGGCTACCTCGACTTCGCCCGGCTCGCGCCGATCGGCGACGCTGCAGCCGCCGAATCGCGAGCCATGGTCGACCTCATGACTCGTGCCCGCTTCGGCTCGTTCGCCGCAATCGACGAACAGGATGCGCGGGTGCGCGAGGCGGCCGCCGCCCTCGTGCGCAAGCGCCCCGACCAGATCGTCTTCCAACCCAGCACGAGCCAGGCGCTCATGCACGTCATGTTCGGGCTCACGGGGGGAGTCGCGGCGTCATCGGGCGAGTTTCCGGCCGTCGGCTACGCCATGACTCGCGCGGCCGAGGCCCTCGGCGTGCTCGTGCCCCACACGATCACGCCCGAGCACGAACGGGTGACGCCGGGCGTCGTGCGCGACCAGCTTGCCTCATCGGTCGTGGCCGTGGTCGTGAGCCTCGTCGACTATCGCACGGGCCACCTCGTCGACCTCGAGGGCATTCGGCAGGTCATTGGCGACCGTCTGTTGATTGTCGACGCCATTCAGGGAGCGGGCATCGTGGATGCTCCGTGGGAGCTCGCAGACGTCATCGCCTCGGGCGGCCAGAAGTGGCTACGAGCCGGTCAGGGCACCGGGTTTCTGGCGCTGAGCGATCGGGCGCTCGAACAGCTCACGCCCGTCTGGTCGGGCTGGACCGCGCACGCGGGTGAGGGGGTGGTGCACGAGGTGCTGCAGCCCGCCGCCGATGCGAGCGCGTTCAGGGTGGGGTACGCCGATGCCGGCGCGCAGGCTCGACTGGCCGGTGCGGTCGAGGCCGTGCTGCGTGCTGGCGTGCCCGCCATCCGATCGGTCGTGATCGAGCGCACCGCGCAGCTGATGCAGATCGCCGACGACGCGGCCATCGAGGTCGTGTCGCCGCGCGGCGATGTCGAACGGGCAGGCATCGTCACGCTCGCGCCGCACCCCGAGGCGGTCAGCGCCCTCGCCGCCGCCCTGCACAACCACGGGGTCTCGGCGACCGTGCGTGACGGTCGCGTGCGGCTCTCGGCCCACGTCTCGACGACCGACGAGACCTTCGACATGCTGCGCGCGGCGTTCGCCGAGTTTCAACCGCTCGCCCGGGGCTGA
- a CDS encoding P-II family nitrogen regulator, translating to MSREALTKMTKIEVVARTVDADAVRRQIVAAGATGYTSLPAVTGLGHHGAHEGRQLFNDRDALTLIITVVPDDRADDLIEGLRSLLDLTAGVMFVSDTFVSRPHYFR from the coding sequence ATGAGCCGCGAAGCATTGACCAAGATGACCAAGATCGAGGTCGTGGCGCGCACCGTCGACGCCGACGCGGTGCGTCGCCAGATCGTCGCTGCGGGCGCCACCGGCTATACGAGCTTGCCGGCCGTGACCGGTCTCGGGCACCACGGTGCCCACGAGGGCAGGCAGCTGTTCAACGACCGCGATGCGCTCACCCTCATCATCACCGTGGTGCCTGACGATCGCGCCGACGACCTCATCGAGGGTCTGCGATCGCTGCTCGACCTCACGGCTGGCGTTATGTTCGTCTCCGACACCTTCGTGAGCCGGCCCCACTACTTCCGCTGA
- a CDS encoding helix-turn-helix transcriptional regulator, with protein sequence MAEWTFLTNHSHVLVCLSENPDLRMRDIAELVGITERATQRIVAELISGGYLEKERDGRRNRYRVITGEPLRHPLEQSHTVGELLQAVAQRS encoded by the coding sequence GTGGCCGAATGGACGTTCTTGACGAATCACTCGCACGTGCTCGTGTGCCTGTCAGAGAACCCCGACCTGCGCATGCGCGACATCGCCGAGCTCGTCGGCATCACCGAACGCGCCACGCAGCGCATCGTCGCCGAACTCATCTCGGGCGGATACCTCGAGAAAGAGCGCGACGGACGCCGCAACCGCTATCGCGTCATCACGGGCGAGCCGCTACGGCACCCGCTCGAGCAGTCGCACACTGTGGGCGAACTGCTACAGGCGGTCGCCCAGCGATCCTGA
- a CDS encoding DUF4245 domain-containing protein, with amino-acid sequence MPEEPPVVAELGRPETPDEKAARIAEARRRRRSNQTAKNLALSIAASLGIVLFLVLVVVRPDPAPLVIDHLAAAGEAEQSLGETVAAPIVPPTWVANRAELAGSGGVDEWTIGFITADDTFIGLVQGFDANPTWLRDTLRNAGDGDEIDIAGLTWQRFDRRGVDGVGLREYALVTETGSSTIVLYGTAVDADFALLATAVAADLPATID; translated from the coding sequence ATGCCCGAAGAACCTCCCGTCGTCGCCGAGCTCGGCAGGCCCGAGACCCCCGACGAGAAGGCGGCCCGCATAGCCGAAGCCCGACGGCGACGGCGCTCGAATCAGACCGCCAAGAACCTCGCACTCTCGATCGCCGCATCTCTCGGCATCGTGCTGTTTCTCGTGCTCGTCGTCGTGCGCCCTGATCCGGCACCCCTCGTCATCGACCACCTCGCGGCCGCCGGCGAGGCCGAGCAGAGCCTGGGCGAGACCGTCGCGGCACCGATCGTGCCGCCGACGTGGGTCGCGAACCGCGCCGAGCTGGCGGGCTCGGGCGGCGTCGACGAGTGGACGATCGGCTTCATCACCGCCGACGACACCTTCATCGGCCTGGTGCAGGGCTTCGACGCCAACCCCACGTGGCTGCGCGACACGCTGCGCAACGCGGGCGACGGCGACGAGATCGACATCGCGGGCCTGACCTGGCAGCGCTTCGATCGACGCGGTGTCGACGGCGTCGGCCTGCGCGAGTACGCCCTCGTGACCGAGACCGGCAGCAGCACGATCGTGCTCTACGGCACCGCGGTCGATGCAGACTTCGCCTTGCTCGCCACGGCGGTCGCCGCCGATCTGCCTGCCACCATCGACTGA
- a CDS encoding PhoH family protein, whose protein sequence is MGQRTYVLDTSVLLSDPKALFRFAEHAVVLPVVVITELEAKRNDPEIGYFARQALRNLDELRVQHERLDFPIAVGETGGSLRVELNHSSQSVLPSGLQLGDNDSRILAVAMNLANDGLDVTVVSKDLPLRVKASSVGLAAEEYRAELAVDSGWTGMAEVSLSSDQMAQLYDREVLATPEVESLPINTSLVIQSDRGSALGRVATAGEIALVRGDRDVFGLHGRSAEQRLAIDLLMDPQVGIVSLGGRAGTGKSALALCAGLEAVLERQQQRKIMVFRPLYAVGGQELGYLPGDASEKMNPWAQATFDTLGSVVSQNVLDEVIDRGLLEVLPLTHIRGRSLHDAFVIVDEAQSLERNVLLTVLSRIGQNSKVVLTHDVAQRDNLRVGRHDGVASVIETLKGHALFGHITLTRSERSAIAALVTELLEGNELA, encoded by the coding sequence GTGGGGCAGCGCACCTATGTGCTCGATACGTCGGTGCTGCTGAGCGACCCGAAAGCGCTCTTCCGGTTCGCCGAGCATGCCGTCGTGCTGCCGGTCGTCGTGATCACCGAGCTCGAAGCGAAGCGCAACGACCCCGAGATCGGCTACTTCGCCCGCCAGGCGCTGCGCAACCTCGATGAGCTGCGCGTGCAGCACGAGCGCCTCGACTTTCCGATCGCCGTCGGCGAGACGGGCGGGTCGCTGCGCGTCGAGCTGAACCACTCGAGCCAGTCGGTGCTGCCGAGCGGTCTGCAGTTGGGTGACAACGACTCGCGCATTCTCGCCGTGGCCATGAACCTCGCCAATGATGGTCTCGACGTCACGGTCGTCTCGAAAGACCTGCCGCTGCGGGTCAAGGCCTCGTCGGTCGGCCTCGCAGCTGAGGAGTACCGCGCCGAACTCGCGGTCGACAGCGGCTGGACGGGCATGGCCGAGGTCTCGCTCTCGAGTGACCAGATGGCCCAGCTCTACGACCGCGAAGTGCTCGCGACGCCCGAGGTCGAGTCGCTGCCCATCAACACCTCGCTCGTCATCCAGAGCGATCGCGGTTCGGCTCTCGGCCGTGTCGCGACCGCGGGCGAGATCGCGCTCGTGCGGGGCGACCGCGATGTCTTCGGCCTGCACGGCCGTTCTGCCGAGCAGCGCCTCGCCATCGACCTGCTCATGGACCCTCAGGTTGGCATTGTCTCGCTCGGCGGCCGCGCCGGCACGGGCAAGTCGGCCCTCGCCCTGTGCGCGGGCCTCGAGGCGGTGCTCGAGCGTCAGCAGCAGCGCAAAATCATGGTCTTCCGGCCGCTCTACGCTGTGGGCGGTCAAGAGCTCGGCTACCTGCCGGGTGACGCGAGCGAGAAGATGAACCCCTGGGCGCAAGCGACGTTCGACACTCTGGGCTCGGTGGTCTCGCAGAACGTGCTCGACGAGGTGATCGATCGCGGGCTGCTCGAGGTGCTGCCGCTCACTCACATTCGCGGGCGCTCTTTGCACGACGCCTTCGTGATCGTCGACGAGGCACAGTCGCTCGAGCGCAACGTGCTGCTCACGGTGCTCAGCCGCATTGGCCAGAACTCGAAGGTCGTGCTCACGCATGACGTCGCTCAGCGCGACAACCTGCGGGTCGGCCGGCACGACGGTGTCGCGAGCGTCATCGAGACGCTCAAGGGACACGCCCTGTTCGGGCACATCACCCTGACCCGCAGCGAGCGCAGTGCCATCGCAGCCCTCGTGACCGAGCTGCTCGAGGGCAACGAGCTCGCCTGA
- a CDS encoding carbonic anhydrase: MTNERPRPDKVWNEMLRGNERFVAGEPQHPRQDVDRRGELAAAQAPRAALFGCSDSRLAAEIIFDKGLGDLFVVRNAGQVISDSVIGSLEYAVAVLGVPLIVVLGHDECGAVKAAIDAETPDAPPLPVHIQGIVDQIAPAVERVRLAAGTTTTAALDAHEVGRQHLRDTVGALLAASELISDEVAAGTLGIVGANYRLLEGRVVPDVALGRL; the protein is encoded by the coding sequence ATGACGAACGAGAGACCCCGGCCCGACAAGGTCTGGAACGAGATGCTGCGCGGCAACGAGCGGTTCGTGGCCGGTGAGCCCCAGCATCCACGACAAGACGTCGACCGTCGCGGCGAGCTCGCCGCCGCCCAGGCGCCCCGCGCCGCCCTCTTCGGGTGCAGCGACTCGCGCCTCGCCGCCGAAATCATCTTCGACAAGGGTCTCGGCGACCTCTTCGTCGTACGCAACGCGGGTCAGGTGATCAGCGACAGCGTCATCGGCTCGCTCGAGTATGCGGTCGCGGTGCTCGGCGTGCCCCTCATCGTCGTGCTCGGGCATGACGAGTGCGGCGCGGTCAAGGCCGCCATCGACGCCGAGACGCCTGACGCCCCACCGCTGCCCGTGCACATTCAGGGGATCGTCGATCAGATCGCTCCCGCCGTCGAGCGCGTGCGGCTCGCCGCTGGCACGACGACGACAGCGGCGCTCGACGCGCACGAGGTCGGCCGACAGCACCTGCGCGACACCGTCGGGGCTCTGCTCGCGGCGAGCGAGCTGATCAGCGACGAGGTCGCCGCCGGTACGCTGGGCATCGTCGGCGCGAACTACCGGCTGCTCGAAGGCCGCGTTGTGCCCGACGTCGCGCTGGGTCGACTCTGA
- a CDS encoding proton-conducting transporter membrane subunit has translation MPALDLGTDLWRLDAVSILLLVLVVGIAAAVLPYAHRSLRGDRHGRGVTVAIGAMLVATALVSVAGPIWMLALAWSAATAATLAALGLGGGARALARATPWLLVSDAALWGAVALMLSGVEGDATALLLVGAAVVRCALPPAHSWLVDSLHAPTPVSAALHGGIVNGGGILIITQFAVVGSSALAVSVLAVLGGLAVVVGVLAALMRTDIKGRLVMSTVAQMGFMLLVAALGLTAAALLHLVAHGLYKSALFLSSNDGIDRRATERRAPRALPLRSLSRSARSGIGALLPVAALALAALAVYPGGRGAAELLVLVVLAAAFGIVGAQATAMMPGTVQAVLAAFAVAGAAVLFVLLTSALTGLIGRSASSAGGGAVVAIGAVCLLAVGGIAMVRRWAPHGTVGLALLALGHATGAPRTSRSPDLRREHAATAEFSPATATANGARA, from the coding sequence ATGCCCGCTCTCGACCTCGGCACAGACCTCTGGCGCCTCGACGCGGTCTCGATCCTGTTGCTCGTGCTCGTGGTCGGCATCGCCGCCGCCGTGCTGCCCTACGCGCACCGCTCGCTGCGCGGCGATCGGCACGGCCGCGGTGTGACGGTCGCGATCGGGGCAATGCTCGTCGCGACCGCGCTCGTGAGCGTCGCCGGTCCGATCTGGATGCTCGCCCTCGCCTGGAGCGCCGCCACCGCCGCGACGCTCGCCGCTCTCGGGCTCGGGGGAGGAGCCCGCGCGCTGGCTCGGGCCACCCCCTGGTTGCTGGTTTCCGATGCCGCGCTGTGGGGCGCAGTGGCTCTCATGCTCTCCGGCGTAGAGGGCGACGCGACCGCCCTGCTGCTCGTCGGGGCGGCGGTGGTGCGCTGTGCCCTGCCGCCTGCGCACTCCTGGCTCGTCGACTCGCTGCACGCTCCGACGCCCGTCAGCGCCGCCCTGCACGGAGGCATCGTCAACGGCGGCGGCATCCTCATCATCACCCAGTTCGCCGTGGTCGGCTCGAGTGCGCTGGCGGTTTCCGTGCTGGCCGTACTCGGTGGGCTCGCCGTCGTGGTCGGTGTGCTCGCCGCCCTCATGCGCACCGACATCAAGGGTCGGCTCGTGATGTCGACGGTGGCGCAGATGGGCTTCATGCTGCTCGTCGCAGCCCTCGGCCTCACCGCGGCGGCCCTGCTGCACCTCGTGGCGCACGGCCTGTACAAGAGCGCCCTCTTCCTCTCGTCGAACGACGGCATCGACCGCAGGGCGACCGAACGCCGCGCGCCGCGCGCCCTGCCCCTGCGCTCGTTGTCGCGCTCCGCGCGCTCCGGCATCGGAGCGCTGCTGCCGGTCGCCGCCCTCGCACTTGCCGCTCTCGCGGTGTATCCGGGAGGCCGAGGCGCGGCAGAGCTGCTCGTGCTCGTGGTGCTGGCGGCGGCGTTCGGCATCGTGGGGGCCCAAGCCACCGCGATGATGCCGGGCACAGTGCAGGCTGTGCTTGCAGCGTTCGCGGTCGCCGGTGCCGCCGTGCTCTTCGTGTTGCTCACCTCGGCCCTCACGGGGCTCATCGGCAGGTCGGCCTCGAGTGCGGGAGGCGGGGCTGTCGTGGCGATCGGGGCTGTCTGCCTGCTCGCCGTGGGCGGCATCGCGATGGTGCGGCGCTGGGCGCCGCACGGCACGGTCGGCCTGGCGCTGCTCGCGCTCGGGCACGCGACGGGAGCACCGCGCACGAGCCGATCGCCCGATCTGCGGCGCGAGCACGCAGCCACCGCAGAGTTCTCCCCTGCGACCGCTACCGCGAACGGAGCCCGCGCATGA
- a CDS encoding isoprenyl transferase, whose product MRSSRTVRGRGLLYQLYMRRLRRQLADATHPRHVAMIIDGNRRWARQYGGTTDHGYRAGADKMREFLSWCDQAGIGVVTLYLLSTDNLAGRDSTELTGLMRIIGVLASDLSSIDQWRVQHVGSRDGLPRDLLDELDAAEQRGAGKTGLHINLAVGYGGRREIADAVRAIVHHHAESGGTLDELAELVTPEKIAEHLYTGGQPDPDLVIRTSGEQRLSDFMLWQSAHSEFYFVEALGPDLREVDFLRALRDFSRRQRRFGQ is encoded by the coding sequence GTGCGATCGTCGAGAACTGTGCGGGGTCGTGGCCTGCTCTATCAGCTGTACATGCGGCGGCTGCGTCGTCAGCTCGCCGACGCCACGCACCCTCGGCACGTCGCCATGATCATCGACGGCAACCGTCGGTGGGCCCGCCAGTACGGCGGCACGACCGACCACGGGTACCGGGCCGGTGCTGACAAGATGCGCGAGTTCCTCTCGTGGTGCGACCAGGCGGGCATCGGCGTCGTGACTTTGTACTTGCTCTCGACCGACAACCTCGCAGGCCGCGACTCGACCGAGCTCACGGGCCTCATGCGCATTATCGGCGTGCTCGCTTCTGATCTTTCGTCGATCGACCAGTGGCGGGTGCAGCACGTGGGTAGCCGCGACGGCTTGCCGCGCGACCTCCTCGACGAGCTCGACGCCGCCGAGCAGCGCGGCGCTGGCAAGACGGGCCTGCACATCAATCTCGCCGTGGGGTACGGCGGTCGGCGCGAGATCGCCGACGCCGTGCGCGCGATCGTGCATCATCACGCCGAGAGCGGCGGCACCCTCGACGAGCTCGCTGAGCTTGTCACCCCCGAGAAGATCGCCGAGCACCTCTACACGGGCGGGCAGCCCGACCCCGACCTCGTCATTCGCACCTCGGGCGAGCAGCGGCTGAGCGACTTCATGCTCTGGCAGAGCGCGCACAGCGAGTTCTACTTCGTCGAGGCGCTCGGCCCCGATCTGCGCGAGGTCGACTTCTTGCGCGCGCTGCGCGACTTCTCGCGTCGGCAGCGCCGGTTCGGGCAGTAG
- a CDS encoding exodeoxyribonuclease VII small subunit encodes MATVTPNNAADPAASAGDLDTEGLSYEQARDELVKVVTELEQGGATLEQSIALWERGEALARRCEEWLIGAKQRLDAARAAVEG; translated from the coding sequence ATGGCTACCGTGACCCCGAACAACGCCGCTGACCCCGCTGCGTCTGCCGGCGATCTCGACACCGAGGGCCTCAGCTACGAACAGGCGCGCGACGAGCTCGTGAAGGTCGTGACCGAGCTCGAGCAGGGCGGCGCGACTCTCGAGCAGTCGATCGCTCTCTGGGAGCGCGGCGAGGCGCTCGCCCGACGCTGCGAAGAGTGGCTCATCGGTGCGAAGCAGCGGCTCGATGCCGCGCGCGCTGCGGTCGAAGGCTGA
- a CDS encoding DUF2309 domain-containing protein translates to MIAPAPATTPASGARALRVRARAEIAANVIAAYYGLDAAIAVNPVLPSLGDGFTAALSHAAPAVGARGALTEQQFRAHLASGRIARSELAASIRRRSTVAHGDDAALVESFLAAAPREPGHERSAEHALSAVDERLARWCRAALAPEAAAWPVPVERLGFYRAWREVSRRDPSLSRHQRRRVADLPDSPDAALADVLERLGVVDDDQLDRLRTELAQLPGFAAYVRWRAMTSGDVGVVDLLAVRLGLVWALGEPLAAPRDVPKVDVDRVLIWQEAFEAAPHRQVLDSLSTAGSATLDAAAHLVFCIDPRSEGMRRHLERTGPYATTGFAGFFGIAALVEPLAALEPSASCPVLLTPRHLIAERPAPGAWPAAGRFVGRGAVGRALRSALKSPDALAGAPLGWAEASGWVLGPSAVARSVLAGRTLAPSRPDDPRTGVSTLFDIDSALTPEAQVDTAEVIMRTMGMVDGFAPIVVFVGHGTSTTNNAFRTALDCGACGGHRGAPNARIAAALLNAPVVRTGLAERGISIPPDTLFLAGEHDTATDVVTIADLERVPEDRRAEVERLLADTRRAGDELARERAVELPGAGSGSSRAVARRSRDWAQVYPEWGLARNAALIIGPRSLSAGADLHRRVFLHSYEPDHDPQGVALETILTAPLVVAHWINAQYFYSSVDPEVFGAGTKTVHNLVGGAGVLSGPSGDLRLGLPWQSVGTRSGLHHEPVRLLVVVDAPRERIERIVRQADVVNDLVHGQWVILVRPGESAGEWERCTAAGWQPWMMEPGSGAEQKEAA, encoded by the coding sequence ATGATCGCCCCTGCCCCTGCCACTACCCCCGCCTCGGGAGCCCGCGCCCTCCGGGTGCGCGCGCGCGCCGAGATCGCCGCGAACGTCATCGCCGCCTATTACGGGCTCGATGCTGCGATCGCCGTGAACCCCGTGCTGCCGTCGCTCGGCGATGGCTTCACGGCAGCACTCTCGCACGCTGCGCCGGCGGTCGGTGCGCGCGGAGCTCTGACCGAGCAGCAGTTCCGCGCGCACCTCGCATCGGGCCGCATCGCGCGCTCTGAGCTCGCGGCGAGCATCCGGCGACGCAGCACGGTCGCACACGGTGATGACGCGGCCCTCGTCGAGAGCTTCCTGGCGGCTGCGCCGCGCGAGCCTGGCCACGAGCGGTCGGCCGAACATGCACTGAGCGCGGTCGACGAGCGGCTCGCCCGCTGGTGCCGCGCCGCTCTGGCGCCCGAGGCGGCGGCGTGGCCCGTTCCTGTCGAGAGACTCGGCTTCTACCGCGCCTGGCGTGAGGTGAGCCGCCGTGATCCCTCGCTGTCTCGCCACCAGCGCCGCAGAGTCGCCGACCTCCCTGACTCGCCCGACGCGGCGCTCGCCGACGTTCTCGAGCGCCTCGGGGTCGTCGATGACGATCAGCTCGACCGCTTGCGTACCGAACTCGCGCAGCTGCCCGGATTCGCGGCCTACGTGCGATGGCGAGCGATGACGTCGGGCGACGTCGGCGTCGTCGATCTGCTCGCCGTGCGCCTCGGTCTGGTGTGGGCGCTCGGCGAGCCCCTCGCCGCCCCGCGCGACGTACCTAAGGTCGACGTCGACCGCGTGCTGATCTGGCAGGAGGCCTTCGAAGCGGCCCCGCATCGGCAGGTTCTCGATAGCCTCTCGACTGCCGGCAGTGCGACGCTCGACGCGGCAGCGCACCTCGTGTTCTGCATCGACCCCCGCAGCGAGGGCATGCGCCGTCACCTCGAGCGCACGGGGCCGTATGCCACCACGGGGTTCGCCGGGTTCTTCGGCATCGCGGCGCTCGTCGAGCCCCTCGCCGCATTGGAGCCCTCGGCATCGTGCCCGGTGCTGCTGACCCCGCGCCACCTCATCGCCGAGCGGCCCGCACCGGGGGCATGGCCCGCAGCCGGGCGCTTCGTCGGCCGAGGCGCGGTCGGGCGCGCGCTGCGCTCTGCCCTGAAGTCTCCGGATGCGCTGGCCGGCGCTCCGCTGGGATGGGCTGAGGCGAGCGGCTGGGTGCTCGGCCCGAGCGCCGTCGCGCGCAGCGTGCTCGCGGGTCGTACTCTGGCGCCCTCGCGCCCCGACGACCCGCGCACGGGCGTGTCGACACTGTTCGACATCGACTCTGCGCTGACGCCTGAGGCGCAGGTCGACACCGCCGAGGTGATCATGCGCACGATGGGCATGGTCGACGGCTTCGCCCCGATCGTCGTCTTCGTCGGGCACGGCACCTCGACGACCAACAACGCGTTTCGCACGGCGCTCGACTGCGGAGCCTGCGGCGGGCACCGCGGGGCGCCGAACGCACGTATCGCCGCGGCGCTACTCAACGCCCCCGTCGTGCGGACTGGGCTCGCCGAGCGCGGCATCAGCATCCCGCCTGACACGCTCTTCCTCGCCGGCGAGCACGACACGGCGACCGACGTGGTCACGATTGCCGACCTCGAGCGCGTTCCGGAAGACCGTCGGGCAGAGGTCGAGCGGCTACTCGCCGACACCCGGCGCGCAGGCGACGAGCTCGCCCGGGAGCGGGCGGTCGAGCTACCCGGAGCGGGCAGCGGTTCGAGTCGCGCCGTGGCGCGCCGCTCGCGCGACTGGGCGCAGGTCTACCCGGAGTGGGGTCTGGCTCGCAACGCGGCCCTCATCATCGGGCCTCGCTCGCTGTCGGCCGGAGCCGACCTGCACCGACGCGTCTTCTTGCACTCGTACGAACCCGACCACGACCCGCAGGGCGTCGCGCTCGAGACGATCCTCACCGCCCCGCTCGTCGTGGCGCACTGGATCAACGCCCAGTACTTCTACTCGTCGGTCGACCCCGAGGTCTTCGGCGCCGGCACCAAGACCGTGCACAACCTCGTGGGCGGGGCTGGAGTGCTCTCGGGCCCCTCGGGTGACCTGCGTCTGGGGCTGCCGTGGCAGTCGGTGGGCACGCGCTCTGGATTGCACCATGAGCCGGTGCGCCTTCTGGTGGTGGTGGATGCTCCGCGCGAGCGCATTGAGCGCATCGTTCGGCAGGCCGATGTCGTGAACGACCTCGTACACGGGCAATGGGTGATTCTGGTGCGACCCGGCGAGAGCGCGGGAGAGTGGGAGCGGTGCACGGCGGCCGGATGGCAGCCGTGGATGATGGAGCCGGGTTCCGGCGCAGAGCAGAAGGAGGCGGCATGA